Proteins encoded in a region of the Zea mays cultivar B73 chromosome 4, Zm-B73-REFERENCE-NAM-5.0, whole genome shotgun sequence genome:
- the LOC103653278 gene encoding uncharacterized protein, whose protein sequence is MNKFRQKLGRQSYTVQKRKWAKEDAQALTEGKSIPFQDMPDGRHKDWARVRNPSGDVNITESHPIIKKIVDVNEKSVASTFTPFYNMDILATAIGSNHPGRTTGVSAYVGLGMGLAQGDGTSKKKRRTTKEYVKRIVDEYEVKFEKLTAMCQSMERRLNNSKSCSSSKFVDTPDHATHHSVDSLQVTSSTCSTYLW, encoded by the exons ATGAATAAGTTCCGTCAAAAACTAGGTCGGCAAAGCTATACTGTACAAAAGAGAAAATGGGCAAAGGAAGATGCACAAGCATTAACTGAGGGTAAATCTATTCCATTTCAAGACATGCCAGATGGTCGTCATAAGGATTGGGCAAGGGTGAGGAATCCTTCTGGTGACGTGAACATAACAGAGTCGCATCCAATCATAAAGAAAATT GTAGATGTAAATGAAAAGTCAGTAGCTAGTACCTTTACACCATTTTATAATATGGACATACTTGCAACAGCAATAGGGAGTAATCATCCAGGGAGGACAACAGGGGTGAGTGCTTATGTGGGTTTAGGGATGGGTCTTGCTCAAGGTGATGGCACTAGTAAGAAGAAACGTAGAACAACAAAAGAATATGTCAAGAGGATTGTGGATGAGTATGAGGTCAAGTTTGAGAAACTGACAGCCATGTGTCAGAGTATGGAGCGTCGATTAAACAATTCTAAGAGTTGCTCATCATCAAAATTTGTTGATACACCAGACCATGCAACACATCATTCAGTTGACTCATTACAAGTAACTTCATCTACTTGTAGCACATATTTGTGGTGA